TCTTCGGAGAACGTTAATAGCCTACAGACCGGTACATAGAAATAtgcatttattaaaaagtaaagcaTATGTGGAGGGCAAATGGGTGGCTGCAGCTAGCGGCCAGGAGTTCAGTGTGTACAACCCTGCAGATGATTCGGTTATAGCATCAGTGCCCGATATGACAGCTCCGGATGCTAAAAAAGCTCTTGATGCAGCTGCTGACGCTTTCCAGACCTGGAAGTCCTACACAGCAAAAGAACGCTCCAAGATAATTAGGAAGTGGTACGAGGTGGTTGAAGCACACACTGACGATCTAGCCGCCATTGTAACTGCTGAGAGTGGGAAACCATTAGCAGAAGCTAAAGGAGAAGTAGCTTACGGCAATTCCTTTTTGGAGTGGTTTGCTGACTGTGCTCGCCATATCAATGGAGAAATTTTAACAAGCCCATGGCCCAACAAACGTATATTGGCTTCCAGACAACCACTCGGTGTTGTATCTGTTATTACTCCATGGAACTTTCCTTTTGCTATGATCACCAGAAAAGTTGGAGCTTTGATGGCTGCTGGATGCACTTGTGTAATCAAACCTGCTGAAGACACTCCCCTATCTGCCTTAGCAGCTGTTGAGCTGGCAGAGATAGCTGGAGTACCAAAGGGAGTGATCAATGTTGTCACTTGTAGCAGGAAAAATGCTGCAGATGTCGGTAAAGAGATGTGTGAGGATTCTCGTGTCAGATGCATTTCATTTACTGGATCTACTCATGTTGGCAAACTGCTGTATGGACTTGCAGCAAAAGGAATTAAGAGGGTGGCTCTTGAGTTAGGAGGAAATGCTCCTTTCATTGTCTTTCCGAGTGCTGACATAAAGCGTGCTTTGGATCAAGCAATGCTTGCTAAATTCAGGAACAACGGACAAGCATGTGTTGGTGCTAATAGATTCCTGATACATGAAGATGTGTATGACCAATTTGTTGAAGGTTTTAAAGAACGCATCCAAACTCATTGCATATTAGGACCGGGGACAAAAGAAGGTGTCACTTGTGGTCCCCTTGTTAATGCAGAGCAGGTGAACAAGGTTGCTGGATTTGTAGCTGATGCAACACAAAAAGGTGCCAGGGTTTTGACTGGTGGCAAGATTGCTGCCAATCTGGGTACAAAGTACTTTGAATCAACACTGATTGATAATGTTACACCCAACATGAAGGTGTTTAATGAAGAAGTCTTTGGGCCAATTGCAACTATTGTGAAGATAAAGAGTGAGAAGGAAGCTGTAGAGATTGCTAACAATACTAACAGTGGTCTGGCTGCTTATGTGTTCACTAAGGATCTGGGACAAGCATTTAGAATGTCAAGGGATCTGGAATTTGGGATGGTTGCCATAAATGATGGTCTACTGTCTACTGCTGAAGCGCCATTTGGTGGGATTAAAGAGTCAGGGATTGGCCGAGAGGGCAGCATGCATGGTGCTGAAGAGTACACTGAGATTAAGTATACTCTGATGTCTGACCtggaataataaaaagtattgaaatatcaaattgtGTCCTTTCCAGCAAATCATGTTTCTCTTCTgtcatatcaataaaaaaaaactgattttcatttgaatttgctggaatttttaaataagaataaagtaaaataaataaacaatagtatATTGTGTTTATAATAGAAGAAAAATGACATCACTTTAGACTATGGAAGTTAAACCAAAAAATGTAGAATG
This window of the Spodoptera frugiperda isolate SF20-4 chromosome 23, AGI-APGP_CSIRO_Sfru_2.0, whole genome shotgun sequence genome carries:
- the LOC118266616 gene encoding succinate semialdehyde dehydrogenase, which translates into the protein MELLRYSLRRTLIAYRPVHRNMHLLKSKAYVEGKWVAAASGQEFSVYNPADDSVIASVPDMTAPDAKKALDAAADAFQTWKSYTAKERSKIIRKWYEVVEAHTDDLAAIVTAESGKPLAEAKGEVAYGNSFLEWFADCARHINGEILTSPWPNKRILASRQPLGVVSVITPWNFPFAMITRKVGALMAAGCTCVIKPAEDTPLSALAAVELAEIAGVPKGVINVVTCSRKNAADVGKEMCEDSRVRCISFTGSTHVGKLLYGLAAKGIKRVALELGGNAPFIVFPSADIKRALDQAMLAKFRNNGQACVGANRFLIHEDVYDQFVEGFKERIQTHCILGPGTKEGVTCGPLVNAEQVNKVAGFVADATQKGARVLTGGKIAANLGTKYFESTLIDNVTPNMKVFNEEVFGPIATIVKIKSEKEAVEIANNTNSGLAAYVFTKDLGQAFRMSRDLEFGMVAINDGLLSTAEAPFGGIKESGIGREGSMHGAEEYTEIKYTLMSDLE